The DNA segment GACAGGGCCGTCTCCGGGCGGGCGGACGACGCGCGCGACCGGGACGGCGACGGGCGGGCGCGCAGTGCGCGGCCCCGGGACGGGCTGGGGCGGCCGTTGCCCCACGGAGCCCAGGGGGTACCGCGACAGCCGGAGGGGGTTGTCCGGCCGCCGCTGGAGAGCGTCGCCGAGGCGCAGCGGCTGCTGGACGAGGGGAAGCCGTTCCACGCGCACGAGGTGTTCGAGGATGCCTGGAAGTCGGGGCCCGAGGAGGAGCGGGAGCTGTGGCGCGGGCTTGCCCAGCTCGCCGTGGGGCTCACGCACACGGCACGCGGGAACGTGACCGGCGGGGCCAGGCTGCTGCGGCGCGGGGCGGGCTCGGCCGAGGAGTGGGCGGCGGGCGCGGGAGAGCCTCGTCCGTACGGGATCGACCTCGGCGGTGTCGTCGCGTGGGCTCGGGGGCTGGCGGCGGAGGTCGAGCGGGGGGACGGCGTTCCCGTGGACGCCGGGGCACGGGCGCCCCGGCTGCGGGCTGGGGCGCGGGGGCAGGGCTCGTAGGCGGGAGGTTCCGGGAGGTTCCTTGACGGCGGCTCCCGGCAGCGGTGGCGCGCGGCAGGGGGCGGTGTGTGGAGGCGGTGGACCCGGTGCCGGTGGCGTGCGGCAGACTCGGGGCGTGCGAAAGATTCATGTCATCGGTATCGGCGCGGGCGACCCCGACCAGCTGACCCTGCAGGCAGTCAGGGCGCTGCGCGACACGGATGTGTTCTTCATCCTCGACAAGGGCGGGGTGAAGGCGGACCTGACCGGCCTCCGCCGGGACATGCTCGACGCGCACCTGCCGGAGCGTGCGTACCGCGTCGTCGAGGCGCGCGACCCGGAGCGGGACCGGCGGGCCGGCGGCGCCGCCTACCCCCCCGCCGTTGGCGACTGGCGCAGCGCCCGCGCGGACATCTACACCCGGCTGATCGCCGATGAGCTGGGCGAGGACCAGGCCGGCGCGTTCCTGGTGTGGGGTGACCCCTCGCTGTACGACAGTACGCTCGCGATTCTCGAGGAGGTCCTGGCGCGGGGCGAGGTCTCCTTCGACTACGACGTCGTCCCGGGAATCAGCAGTGTCTCCGCTCTCGTCGCCCGGCACCGTACGGGACTCAACCGGGTCGGCCGCCCGGTCCAGATCACCACCGGCCGGCGTCTCGCGGAGGGCTTCCCCCGGGGGGTGGACGACGTGGTCGTGATGCTGGACGCCCACCAGACCTTCCGGCAGTACGCCGACCAGGACGTCGACATCTACTGGGGCGCCTACATAGGCACCCCGGACGAGATCCTCGTGTCCGGACCGCTCGCCGAGGCGGCGCCCCGGATCGAAGCACTGCGCGCCGAGGCCCGCGAGCGCAAGGGCTGGATCATGGACACGTACCTGCTGCGCCGGAGCCCCGGGGCGGACGGCCTCGAAGACGGGTGAGCCCCGGGGGGCGTCAGAGAGGGCCCAGTCGCTCCAGGACGCCCGCGACGTCGGGCACAGCGTGCACGCCTTCCGGGAGGGGCGGGCGGCTGACGACCACGACCGGCAGACCGAGTTCGCGGGCTGCCGTGAGTTTGGCGGAGGTCGCCGGTCCCCCGCTGTCCTTGGTCACCAGGACGTCGATGCGGTGCTCGCGCAGCAGCGCCGTCTCGTCGGCCACGCCGAACGGGCCGCGGGCCAGCAGGACACGGGTGTGCGGCGGCATGGGCGGCCCGGGGGGTTCCACCGACCGTACGACGAAGTGGAGCCGGGTCAGGTGTGCGAAGGCGGCGAGGCCGAGGCGGCCGGTGGTGAGGAGGACCCGGTGCCCGAGCCGGGGCAGCAGTTCGGCGGCGGCCTCCAGGGTGGGGACCGGGTGCCGGCGGTCGCCGGGGCCCGGCTGCCAGCCGGGGCGGCGCAGGACGACCAGGGGCAGGCCGGTCGAGGTCGCGGCCCGAGCCGCGTTCGCCGTGATCGTCCCGGCGAACGGATGGGTGGCGTCGATCAGGGCGGTTACGCGGTGGGCACGCAGCCAGTCGGCGAGTCCTCGGGCCCCGCCGAAGCCGCCGACGCGCACCTCGCCCGCGAGCGCTCCGGGCCGCGCCACGCGCCCGGCGAGCGAGGTGGTCACCCGTACGCCGGGGCGGGCGGTCAGCTCGGCGGCGAGCTCGCGTGCCTCGGTGGTGCCGCCGAGGACCAGGACGTGCGGGGGCGGTGACGACGGCGAGGGGCGCGGGGGCTGCGACGGCTGCGGGGACACGGCGTCGAGCGTACGAGGCCGGTACGGGGCAGCCGCGGCGCAGGTACGGGGCCGGTTGCCGGAGGACGTGCGGCGGCCTCGGAAAGAGGCGCCGCGAGGGCCGGAAATGATCGGGGGAGGCGCGGGAACGGGGCAGGCGCACGGACGTCGGACATGCGGCGTGACCAGGTCACGGAACCCGGTCTCACCCATGGCCTCGTACGCCCTACGATGACGCCGGGGACTGGAGGAGTCATGGCCGTGGACTTGAGCAGGCAGGCCTACCGGGCCCAGCGGTGGGCCGCGCGGACGGCGCTGGCCGCGGCCGGGCTCGCGGTGGTGGTCCCGCTCGTCTACGGCGGTACACGAGGCC comes from the Streptomyces sp. KMM 9044 genome and includes:
- a CDS encoding DUF309 domain-containing protein — translated: MGSKDRISWEQDDRAVSGRADDARDRDGDGRARSARPRDGLGRPLPHGAQGVPRQPEGVVRPPLESVAEAQRLLDEGKPFHAHEVFEDAWKSGPEEERELWRGLAQLAVGLTHTARGNVTGGARLLRRGAGSAEEWAAGAGEPRPYGIDLGGVVAWARGLAAEVERGDGVPVDAGARAPRLRAGARGQGS
- the cobF gene encoding precorrin-6A synthase (deacetylating); the protein is MRKIHVIGIGAGDPDQLTLQAVRALRDTDVFFILDKGGVKADLTGLRRDMLDAHLPERAYRVVEARDPERDRRAGGAAYPPAVGDWRSARADIYTRLIADELGEDQAGAFLVWGDPSLYDSTLAILEEVLARGEVSFDYDVVPGISSVSALVARHRTGLNRVGRPVQITTGRRLAEGFPRGVDDVVVMLDAHQTFRQYADQDVDIYWGAYIGTPDEILVSGPLAEAAPRIEALRAEARERKGWIMDTYLLRRSPGADGLEDG
- a CDS encoding cobalt-precorrin-6A reductase, producing MSPQPSQPPRPSPSSPPPHVLVLGGTTEARELAAELTARPGVRVTTSLAGRVARPGALAGEVRVGGFGGARGLADWLRAHRVTALIDATHPFAGTITANAARAATSTGLPLVVLRRPGWQPGPGDRRHPVPTLEAAAELLPRLGHRVLLTTGRLGLAAFAHLTRLHFVVRSVEPPGPPMPPHTRVLLARGPFGVADETALLREHRIDVLVTKDSGGPATSAKLTAARELGLPVVVVSRPPLPEGVHAVPDVAGVLERLGPL